In one window of Hypanus sabinus isolate sHypSab1 unplaced genomic scaffold, sHypSab1.hap1 scaffold_603, whole genome shotgun sequence DNA:
- the LOC132389568 gene encoding zinc finger protein 229-like gives MAHQRVHTRGQPFTCTVCGKGFSQSSHLLSHQRVHTGERPFICTVCGKGFTQSSTLQSHQRVHTGERPFTCSVCGKGFTQSSNLLSHQRVHTGERPFTCSVCGKGFTQSSNLQSHQRVHTGEKPFTCSVCGKGFTDASHLLSHQRVHTGERPFTCSVCGKGFTQSSHLQNHQRVHTGEKPFTCSECGKGFTQSSKLLVHQQFHTGGRPFTCSPCGKGFTSSSKLKVHQRVHTGEKPFNCSVCGKGFTQSSTLQNHQRVHTGERPFTCSECGKRFTQPSSLQNHQRVHTGERPFTCSECGKGFILSFYLQRHQRVHTGERPFTCSVCGKGFTQSSNLLVHQRVHTGEKPFTCSVCGKRFTQSHHLQNHQRVHTGAKLFTCLDCGIGFTQSSQLLAHQSVHNGR, from the coding sequence atggcacaccagcgtgttcacaccaGGGGgcagccattcacctgcacagtctgcgggaagggattctctcagtcatcccacctactgagtcatcagcgagttcacactggggagaggccattcatctgcacagtatgtgggaagggattcactcagtcatccaccctacagagtcatcagcgagttcacactggagagaggccattcacctgctcagtctgtgggaagggattcactcaatcatccaacctactgagtcatcagcgagttcacactggggagaggccgttcacctgctcagtctgtgggaaaggattcactcagtcatccaacctacagagtcatcagcgagttcacactggggagaagccattcacctgctcagtctgtgggaagggattcactgatgcATCccacctactgagtcatcagcgagttcacactggggagaggccattcacctgctcagtctgtgggaagggattcactcagtcatcccacctgcagaatcatcagcgagttcacactggggaaaagccattcacctgctcagaatgtgggaaaggattcactcagtcatccaaactaCTGGTCCACCAGCAATTTCACACTGGGgggcggccattcacctgctcaccgtgcgggaagggattcactagctcatctaaactgaaggtacatcagagagttcacactggggagaagccattcaactgctcagtctgtgggaagggattcactcagtcatccaccctacagaatcatcagcgagttcacactggggagaggccattcacctgctcagaatgtgggaagcgattcactcagcCATCCagcctacagaatcatcagcgagttcacactggggagaggccattcacctgctcagaatgtgggaagggattcatactgtcattttacctacagagacaccagcgagttcacactggggagaggccattcacctgctcagtctgtgggaagggattcactcagtcatccaacctactggtacatcagcgtgttcacactggggagaagccattcacctgttcagtctgtgggaagcgattcactcagtcacaccatctgcagaatcatcagcgagttcacactggggcaaagctgttcacctgcttagactgtgggataggattcactcagtcatcacaactactggcacaccagtcagttcacaatgggaggtag